One Acetobacter ghanensis DNA window includes the following coding sequences:
- a CDS encoding NepR family anti-sigma factor yields the protein MDGAPPRKGRQSRDQAFDVWLKRGLHQLFDDVVNEPVPEELLKLIEEDRSKQD from the coding sequence ATGGACGGCGCTCCCCCCCGCAAAGGCAGGCAGTCTCGGGACCAGGCTTTTGATGTCTGGCTGAAGCGTGGCCTGCATCAGCTTTTTGATGATGTAGTGAATGAACCGGTGCCTGAGGAGCTGTTGAAGCTGATTGAGGAAGATCGGAGCAAGCAGGACTGA
- the cydD gene encoding thiol reductant ABC exporter subunit CydD: MRNEKAAIRNWTRLQSRLGRQAARSVVGSGLLSSLAGIGQAWCVAVVLGHALVAWQGDVQGAAFPAWPFLLFPALAILRALCMIKADMAAAQAGIMARRRLRGEVLASILTGGPALLRRTHSGVLASIVVDRIEALDGFFGRWVPASVLWIAGPLLILVPVGIVQPRAALILGACGAAVPFGQALFGIGAAVASRNQFLAMTRLQARFLDRIKGIATIVLAGRTDDETRRLGDAAEELRVRTMKVLRVAFLSSASIDCAMVVAFILLAVLDGRQALAMQASGPSPALLHVVIASLFALLAVPEFFAPLRGLALAYQDRAHAQGAATAILDLPEVAERPVLEGARTVNANGVRVAFDDVSFTWDPARGPALEHVSFTVPAGETLVLAGASGAGKSTIMELLLGFITPQSGRVLFNGAPLQTIVPDALSRVVSWIGQKPVLFAGSLRDNILFAKPDADERELANALRSAAVDEFLPSLPDGLDTQIGEGGFGLSGGQAQRIAIARAYLKNAPVLLLDEPTAHLDPATEKSVFESLQRLAVGRTVILATHSAAAHMFKGRRVDLQNGRVVSRQGAA; encoded by the coding sequence ATGAGGAACGAGAAAGCAGCAATTCGTAACTGGACGCGCCTCCAGTCGCGTCTTGGTCGTCAGGCAGCGCGATCAGTGGTTGGGTCCGGGCTGCTCTCCAGTCTTGCTGGTATCGGGCAGGCCTGGTGTGTAGCTGTTGTTCTGGGCCATGCCCTTGTGGCTTGGCAGGGAGATGTGCAGGGGGCGGCTTTTCCCGCATGGCCTTTTCTGCTCTTCCCGGCTTTGGCCATTCTACGCGCCCTGTGCATGATCAAGGCCGATATGGCCGCTGCGCAGGCTGGCATTATGGCCCGACGGCGTCTGCGCGGAGAAGTTCTGGCTTCTATCCTGACTGGCGGCCCTGCGTTGCTTCGGCGTACACATAGCGGCGTGCTTGCCTCTATTGTGGTGGACCGGATAGAGGCACTGGATGGGTTTTTTGGGCGCTGGGTGCCTGCTTCCGTATTGTGGATTGCTGGTCCTCTGCTCATTCTGGTGCCTGTAGGGATTGTTCAGCCCCGTGCCGCTCTTATTCTGGGTGCGTGCGGTGCGGCTGTGCCCTTTGGGCAGGCCCTTTTCGGTATTGGGGCCGCAGTGGCCTCGCGCAATCAGTTCCTCGCCATGACGCGGCTTCAGGCTCGCTTTCTTGACCGCATCAAAGGGATTGCCACGATCGTTCTGGCTGGTCGCACGGACGATGAGACCCGTCGTCTGGGGGACGCCGCAGAAGAACTGCGTGTTCGTACCATGAAGGTGCTGCGGGTGGCATTTCTGTCTTCCGCGTCAATCGACTGCGCCATGGTTGTCGCGTTTATTCTGCTTGCAGTGCTGGATGGCCGACAGGCTTTGGCAATGCAGGCCAGTGGTCCTTCTCCGGCATTGTTGCATGTTGTGATCGCCAGTCTATTTGCCCTTTTGGCGGTGCCTGAATTTTTTGCGCCATTGCGTGGTCTGGCGCTGGCATATCAGGACAGGGCACATGCTCAAGGGGCTGCTACGGCTATTCTGGACCTCCCCGAAGTGGCGGAGCGCCCGGTGCTGGAAGGGGCCAGAACAGTCAACGCCAATGGCGTAAGAGTGGCGTTTGATGATGTCAGTTTTACGTGGGACCCGGCTCGCGGTCCCGCGCTGGAGCATGTGAGCTTTACCGTCCCCGCGGGAGAAACTCTGGTCCTCGCCGGTGCGTCTGGTGCTGGTAAGTCCACCATTATGGAACTGTTGTTGGGCTTTATTACCCCGCAGAGCGGCCGTGTACTCTTTAATGGGGCCCCTTTGCAGACCATAGTGCCAGATGCCCTGTCCCGTGTGGTTTCATGGATTGGACAAAAACCTGTTCTGTTCGCTGGGTCATTGCGGGATAATATCCTCTTTGCCAAACCGGATGCCGATGAGCGGGAACTGGCCAATGCTCTGCGTTCTGCCGCAGTGGACGAGTTTCTGCCTTCTTTGCCCGATGGGCTGGATACGCAAATTGGGGAAGGCGGGTTCGGTCTTTCTGGAGGGCAGGCGCAACGTATTGCTATTGCACGGGCTTATCTGAAAAATGCGCCAGTCTTGCTGTTGGACGAACCCACGGCACATCTGGACCCTGCGACTGAAAAAAGCGTGTTTGAGAGCCTGCAACGCCTTGCTGTGGGGCGGACGGTTATTCTCGCCACGCATTCCGCTGCTGCGCATATGTTCAAGGGGCGGCGGGTCGACCTTCAAAATGGGCGTGTCGTAAGTCGGCAGGGGGCTGCATAA
- a CDS encoding sensor histidine kinase — translation MRVLICLSGIPVLAIGAVLALRNYQEVKVGSAQRAVAAILRLDQQFRHDTDRLRSALETIGNMDLTNDQIVHALRLAETISGQRYCFLAVLNEKGEKLDSVSPSGRSCAEVGTLTPPARINATVMEAVQKSGGAEDNGAFLRITVPAAFLAEPEAHGFLVGILQISRTRAYLGGASGWEVFSDDSNPVQAWLLMHDGELFPVCTNCDWEPPPSDLVLSLKEKLEKSDRSVVSFPSMQGGYALGGIAGGADIFVSTQRTPIEADALRAMVFQIAALLFLLAAGLVGVTLAANIVLVWPLRRLTYSVRKWQTEGVFDGRVTRSMPLELQRLGQAFTRATQRLSRHEARLKKAMAHQELLMKEIHHRVKNNLQIVASLLNLQANQIAHPEVRAEFALARDRVRALATLHRTLYAEDSLTSLNMAVFLKDLCEQTFHVAGEADAGRIRLDVESDSFWMDPDQAVPLALIVTEVVTNSIKYAFPDGREGVIRVCLTKKGNLVTLNVGDNGVGCSFDPPSGTQGIGLKLIHGFARQLKASLSYSGKDGVLFTLLIHLDKAENHQN, via the coding sequence ATGCGGGTGCTCATCTGCCTTTCCGGCATTCCGGTACTCGCTATTGGCGCGGTTTTGGCGCTGCGTAATTATCAGGAAGTCAAGGTCGGCAGCGCCCAGCGTGCGGTGGCCGCCATTCTGCGGCTGGACCAGCAGTTCCGGCATGATACGGACCGCTTGCGGAGTGCGCTGGAAACAATAGGCAACATGGATCTGACCAATGATCAGATCGTCCATGCGCTCAGGCTGGCCGAAACCATTAGTGGGCAGCGGTACTGCTTTTTGGCTGTTCTGAATGAAAAAGGGGAAAAACTCGATTCTGTTTCTCCATCAGGGCGTTCCTGCGCGGAAGTAGGCACCCTGACGCCACCGGCACGCATTAACGCGACGGTTATGGAGGCCGTGCAGAAAAGCGGCGGCGCCGAGGATAACGGGGCTTTTTTGCGCATTACGGTCCCTGCGGCGTTTCTGGCAGAGCCGGAGGCGCATGGGTTTTTGGTCGGTATTCTACAAATATCGCGGACGCGGGCCTATTTGGGTGGCGCATCTGGCTGGGAGGTCTTCTCAGACGATTCAAACCCCGTTCAGGCGTGGCTGTTGATGCATGATGGGGAGCTTTTCCCCGTCTGTACAAATTGCGACTGGGAGCCACCACCATCGGATCTGGTGCTCAGCCTGAAGGAAAAGCTGGAAAAAAGTGATCGTTCAGTTGTGTCCTTTCCTTCCATGCAGGGAGGATACGCGCTGGGTGGTATTGCCGGTGGGGCAGATATTTTTGTTTCCACACAGCGGACCCCCATAGAGGCAGACGCCCTGCGGGCCATGGTTTTCCAGATTGCCGCCCTTTTGTTCCTGCTTGCGGCCGGATTGGTGGGGGTTACTCTTGCTGCCAACATCGTGCTGGTATGGCCCTTGCGGCGGCTGACGTATTCGGTGCGGAAATGGCAAACGGAAGGCGTGTTTGACGGTCGCGTTACGCGCTCCATGCCGCTTGAGCTTCAGCGGCTCGGACAGGCATTCACGCGGGCGACGCAACGCCTCTCACGCCATGAAGCGCGGTTGAAGAAGGCCATGGCGCATCAGGAGCTCCTGATGAAGGAAATCCATCACAGGGTAAAAAACAACCTGCAGATTGTGGCGTCTTTGCTTAACCTTCAGGCCAACCAGATTGCACACCCGGAAGTCAGGGCTGAGTTTGCTCTGGCGCGTGACCGAGTCCGCGCGTTGGCTACTCTGCATCGTACACTCTATGCGGAAGATTCACTGACCAGCCTGAATATGGCTGTGTTTCTTAAGGACCTGTGTGAGCAGACTTTCCATGTCGCGGGGGAGGCGGACGCAGGTCGTATTCGCCTAGATGTGGAGTCAGACAGTTTTTGGATGGACCCGGATCAGGCCGTGCCACTCGCGCTGATCGTGACCGAGGTGGTTACAAACTCCATTAAATATGCCTTTCCCGATGGGCGGGAAGGGGTCATTCGGGTTTGTCTGACAAAAAAAGGCAATCTGGTCACATTGAACGTGGGTGACAATGGAGTTGGCTGTTCGTTTGACCCACCATCTGGAACGCAGGGGATCGGGCTCAAGCTTATTCACGGTTTTGCCAGACAGCTAAAGGCATCTTTGAGTTATAGCGGCAAAGATGGCGTGCTGTTTACGCTGCTCATCCATCTGGATAAAGCTGAAAACCACCAAAACTAG
- a CDS encoding response regulator, with amino-acid sequence MSESLRDGLIRALPYGRRYARALTGNQPEGDLLVAESLRGLTSQRPAEGFTPLLQLYQAISRLYAVHETERATQGPGLSPTQRQLLLLTTLEEINIDTAARIIGLPHAQAVQELETAQKQLHKGVQTSVLIIEDEPIIAMDIELLVMQCGHKVAGIAHTQADAVQLAAQTRPGLILADINLGPGGDGMAAVAEITETFKVPVIYVTAYPERLLTGEKLEPCFVITKPFDPLTLAVATYQAVSSMGVAQT; translated from the coding sequence ATGTCAGAGTCACTGCGTGACGGACTGATCCGGGCTCTCCCTTATGGCAGACGTTATGCACGGGCCCTGACAGGCAACCAGCCCGAAGGCGACCTGCTGGTTGCGGAAAGCCTGAGGGGGCTGACTTCTCAGCGCCCGGCGGAAGGCTTTACCCCTCTACTCCAGCTTTATCAGGCCATATCACGCCTTTATGCCGTGCACGAGACTGAACGGGCGACACAGGGCCCCGGCCTCTCCCCCACCCAGCGGCAACTGCTACTGCTGACAACGCTGGAAGAAATCAACATAGACACAGCGGCCCGGATTATCGGCCTCCCCCACGCGCAGGCCGTGCAGGAACTGGAAACAGCCCAGAAGCAACTGCATAAGGGGGTGCAAACATCGGTCCTGATTATTGAAGACGAACCGATTATTGCCATGGATATTGAACTGCTTGTGATGCAGTGCGGCCATAAAGTGGCGGGCATAGCCCATACGCAGGCAGATGCCGTGCAGCTTGCTGCCCAAACACGCCCCGGCCTTATTCTGGCGGACATCAATCTGGGTCCCGGAGGTGATGGCATGGCTGCGGTAGCTGAGATAACAGAAACTTTTAAAGTCCCGGTCATTTACGTAACCGCCTACCCAGAGCGGCTGCTAACGGGCGAAAAACTGGAACCCTGTTTTGTGATTACCAAGCCTTTTGACCCCTTAACGCTTGCCGTTGCCACCTATCAGGCCGTAAGCAGTATGGGTGTAGCTCAGACCTGA
- the recQ gene encoding DNA helicase RecQ, whose translation MDEREPAFAEIPPYEPPAAYTEGGPPRDRFCNRSVQEVLQAVFGFPGFRSLQAQAVDCAMQGQDALVLMPTGGGKSVCYQIPALCRPGMGLVISPLIALMDDQVAGLRQLGVNAAALHSELDENESAQIRSDLANGRVDLLYISPERLLSSGTLDRLTRIPLSIIAIDEAHCISAWGHEFRPEYRALTALPRHFPNVPRLALTATADERTRDDILTALDMPHAHVLVSSFHRPNLNIAVQPKGSELKQLLAALERYREDAAIVYCGSRARTERIAASLRERGWSALAYHAGLSPVEKRAALLRFRSGEPLVIVATVAFGMGIDRPDVRAVVHLDMPSSPEAYYQQIGRAGRDGLPSDTVLLYGGEDIARARYWLDQSSAPDHEKRIMRNRLEAMIAFTETTGCRTQALLHCFGEELDQPCGHCDNCRHPVLTFDGTEAARKLLSAVYRTGESFGALHVIAVLRAKRTDGVSRNGHDQLSVWGIGQDRSEQFWRGVVRQLIARGALRIEGQYGGLRLNPDIARPILRGEQTVPLRADPVVENGGNIGSTRGERQSVALDLPEDRVPLFEALRKWRREEAKEQEIPPYVIFHDSVLKDIALEKPDDLDTLGDIKGVGRSKLERYGEAVLAVIEAEAT comes from the coding sequence ATGGACGAAAGAGAGCCTGCATTCGCTGAAATTCCTCCGTATGAACCGCCTGCGGCTTATACGGAGGGAGGTCCGCCGCGGGATCGGTTCTGCAACCGGTCGGTGCAGGAGGTTTTGCAGGCTGTTTTCGGGTTTCCGGGGTTTAGAAGCCTTCAGGCGCAGGCGGTTGACTGCGCCATGCAGGGGCAGGACGCTCTAGTCCTTATGCCTACGGGCGGGGGCAAAAGTGTCTGCTACCAGATCCCTGCCTTATGCCGCCCCGGTATGGGGTTGGTAATTTCGCCCCTTATTGCCTTAATGGACGATCAGGTGGCGGGGCTTCGGCAACTTGGGGTCAATGCCGCAGCCCTACATTCCGAACTGGATGAAAACGAATCAGCGCAGATCAGGTCCGATCTGGCAAATGGTCGCGTGGATTTGCTGTACATTTCGCCCGAGCGGCTTTTATCTTCCGGGACGCTGGATCGGCTAACACGTATCCCCCTATCTATTATTGCCATTGACGAAGCGCATTGCATTTCTGCTTGGGGGCATGAATTCCGGCCAGAATACCGTGCACTGACGGCTCTTCCGCGGCACTTTCCCAATGTGCCGCGTCTAGCGCTGACCGCCACGGCGGATGAGCGTACGCGTGATGATATTCTGACTGCGCTGGATATGCCTCACGCGCATGTTCTGGTTTCTAGCTTTCATCGGCCCAATCTGAATATTGCCGTCCAGCCCAAAGGGTCGGAATTGAAGCAGTTGCTGGCTGCGTTGGAGCGGTACCGTGAGGATGCGGCAATCGTGTATTGCGGTAGCCGAGCCAGAACGGAGCGGATCGCGGCCTCGCTTAGAGAGCGGGGATGGTCCGCCTTGGCGTATCATGCCGGGTTGTCTCCTGTTGAAAAGCGTGCCGCTTTGCTTCGTTTCCGTTCAGGGGAGCCGCTGGTTATTGTGGCCACGGTTGCCTTTGGCATGGGTATAGACCGGCCAGATGTGCGGGCTGTTGTGCATCTGGATATGCCATCATCACCCGAGGCTTATTACCAGCAAATTGGTCGAGCCGGGCGTGATGGTCTGCCGTCCGACACGGTGCTGCTCTATGGCGGGGAAGATATAGCGCGAGCGCGTTACTGGCTGGACCAATCCTCGGCTCCAGACCACGAAAAACGCATCATGCGCAACCGCCTGGAGGCGATGATTGCGTTTACGGAAACAACGGGTTGCCGCACGCAGGCCCTGCTCCATTGTTTTGGAGAAGAACTGGACCAGCCCTGTGGGCATTGCGATAATTGCCGCCACCCGGTGCTGACGTTTGATGGCACGGAGGCCGCCCGCAAACTCCTGTCGGCCGTATATCGTACGGGGGAGAGTTTTGGTGCTTTGCATGTCATTGCCGTTTTGCGTGCCAAAAGGACGGATGGCGTAAGCCGCAATGGGCACGATCAGCTTTCGGTCTGGGGAATTGGGCAGGACAGGAGCGAGCAGTTCTGGCGCGGTGTGGTGCGCCAGCTTATCGCGCGCGGTGCATTGCGCATAGAAGGTCAATATGGTGGGCTGCGGCTGAACCCAGATATTGCACGCCCCATTCTGCGGGGTGAGCAGACTGTGCCTTTGCGGGCTGATCCGGTGGTAGAGAATGGCGGCAATATAGGGTCCACACGGGGCGAGCGGCAGTCTGTTGCGCTTGATCTGCCAGAAGACCGGGTGCCGCTGTTTGAAGCTTTGCGCAAATGGCGGCGGGAGGAAGCAAAAGAGCAGGAAATACCGCCTTATGTGATTTTCCATGATTCGGTTCTGAAGGATATTGCACTCGAAAAACCGGATGATCTGGATACTTTGGGAGACATCAAAGGGGTTGGGCGGTCCAAACTGGAGCGGTATGGAGAGGCCGTACTGGCCGTTATTGAAGCCGAAGCCACATGA
- a CDS encoding DeoR/GlpR family DNA-binding transcription regulator yields MSNALEKRRRHILRLVNQQGYVASEELARELGVTVQTVRRDVNIMAGQGLLARHHGGASTLSPAENIAYSDRQILNLHAKEAIGREAAKAIPDGASLFVNIGTTTEAFARSLRTHRTLRVITNNIHVATLLAPAPECSLIITGGSVRLRDGGIVGPAAAAMIEQYRADFGVIGISGIDADGTLLDFDADEINAAQAIMRNARTVFLLADHTKFLRRPMARVGHISQVNAFFTDQMPPPGIRNILREHGVQLHVTSS; encoded by the coding sequence ATGAGTAATGCTCTGGAAAAACGACGCAGGCATATTCTTCGGTTGGTTAACCAACAAGGGTATGTCGCCAGCGAGGAGCTGGCCAGAGAACTGGGCGTAACCGTCCAGACTGTTCGGCGGGACGTCAATATTATGGCGGGGCAGGGGCTGCTTGCGCGCCACCACGGAGGCGCGAGTACCCTCTCCCCCGCTGAAAACATTGCCTATTCAGACCGTCAGATCCTCAATTTACATGCAAAGGAAGCCATAGGGCGGGAGGCGGCAAAGGCCATCCCAGATGGCGCATCCCTGTTTGTTAACATAGGCACCACAACCGAAGCTTTTGCCCGGTCCTTGCGCACACACCGAACCTTACGGGTGATTACGAACAATATTCACGTCGCAACTCTGCTGGCTCCAGCACCGGAATGCAGTCTCATCATTACGGGCGGAAGCGTGCGCTTGCGTGACGGGGGAATTGTTGGTCCAGCCGCCGCAGCTATGATTGAACAGTATCGGGCCGATTTTGGCGTTATCGGAATTTCCGGCATAGATGCGGATGGCACGCTGCTGGACTTTGACGCGGATGAGATTAACGCGGCGCAGGCTATTATGCGTAACGCCAGAACGGTCTTCCTGCTGGCGGACCACACCAAATTCTTACGCAGACCCATGGCACGGGTTGGCCATATTTCGCAGGTTAATGCGTTTTTTACGGACCAGATGCCTCCGCC
- the cydC gene encoding thiol reductant ABC exporter subunit CydC — translation MTTQNQTVADQAHVQTAAPVASTSSRYTDWQAIGVIFRLWRRQGVRLVVGMLLALAALACGLALMQVSGLRLAGCVLGELVVTTALLRWVGAGRVLLRYAERLFAHDAMFRALADLRVWFFHSLARGAAAGLGFRRAGDMLSRLVSDIGTLDGLYLRIVVPLVCACLTFPALLVIVGRQSLILGLCVGALFACASFLVPWLIARSGQKAADQAAHLLAHLRISVLDLVGGLREIRAFGAEGRMLARVQAADAALLQGQMALARRAAFANALAFLFGQIAVFLVLLAIGGIMLPKLHGLEGVSVLFLTVAAFESAVSLTRAGLQAGIMGASARRVVEMAVQPAAVGQQAAQKDAPASTDIRLDNVRFRWAEDRPWVLKGLSLEIPAGSRVAILGPSGAGKSSLAALLLRAATPQDGQIFLGGEDITTIRPDSVRSKMAWLSQATHLFDDTIRANLLLGRPDASEDDLWKALDQAAISDVVRNLPEGLDTWVGEGGIRLSGGQGRRVALARTLLAPAPILILDEPATGLDAQTEQDFLRTLNTVTEGRTVILIAHRLTGVEKLDRIWRLSDGLAKAAAA, via the coding sequence ATGACAACGCAAAATCAGACCGTCGCTGACCAGGCGCATGTGCAGACTGCTGCGCCGGTCGCGTCCACGTCATCCCGATACACGGACTGGCAGGCTATTGGCGTCATATTCCGCCTCTGGCGCAGGCAGGGTGTCAGGCTTGTTGTCGGTATGTTGTTGGCATTGGCTGCACTCGCTTGCGGGCTTGCGCTTATGCAGGTGTCGGGTCTGCGTCTGGCTGGGTGCGTGCTGGGCGAACTGGTCGTGACAACTGCCTTGTTGCGTTGGGTCGGTGCAGGGCGCGTTTTACTCCGCTACGCTGAACGCCTTTTTGCGCATGATGCCATGTTCCGCGCATTGGCGGATCTGCGGGTATGGTTCTTCCATTCTCTGGCGCGTGGTGCCGCAGCGGGTCTTGGCTTTCGCCGTGCGGGGGACATGTTGTCCCGTCTGGTATCGGATATTGGCACGCTGGACGGGCTTTACCTGCGCATTGTTGTGCCATTGGTTTGTGCGTGCCTGACCTTTCCGGCCCTGTTGGTTATTGTCGGGCGTCAGAGCCTTATTCTTGGTTTGTGCGTGGGTGCATTGTTTGCCTGTGCATCTTTCCTCGTTCCGTGGTTGATCGCACGCTCTGGTCAGAAAGCCGCGGATCAGGCCGCCCATCTGCTGGCGCATTTACGGATTTCCGTGCTGGATCTGGTTGGTGGCTTGCGTGAAATCCGGGCTTTTGGTGCGGAAGGGCGTATGCTTGCGCGCGTTCAGGCGGCGGATGCGGCGCTGCTGCAAGGACAGATGGCGCTGGCCCGCCGTGCGGCCTTTGCGAACGCGCTGGCCTTCCTGTTCGGGCAGATCGCTGTCTTTTTGGTGCTGTTGGCCATTGGCGGCATTATGTTGCCCAAGCTGCATGGGCTGGAAGGTGTGAGCGTTCTGTTCCTGACAGTCGCGGCATTTGAAAGCGCGGTGTCTTTGACGCGCGCCGGGTTGCAGGCCGGTATTATGGGCGCATCTGCCCGCCGGGTGGTGGAAATGGCCGTGCAGCCAGCCGCCGTAGGGCAACAGGCTGCGCAGAAGGATGCGCCGGCCAGTACGGACATTCGGCTGGATAATGTGCGTTTTCGCTGGGCGGAGGATCGTCCTTGGGTTCTCAAAGGGCTGTCGCTTGAAATCCCAGCGGGTAGCCGGGTGGCCATTCTGGGGCCATCGGGTGCAGGTAAGTCCAGCCTTGCTGCCCTCCTGCTCCGTGCAGCTACACCTCAGGACGGCCAAATTTTTCTGGGTGGGGAAGATATAACGACCATCCGTCCAGACTCCGTGCGGAGCAAGATGGCGTGGCTTTCGCAGGCAACGCATCTGTTTGATGATACTATTCGTGCAAACCTGCTGCTCGGTCGGCCAGACGCATCCGAAGATGACTTGTGGAAAGCGCTTGATCAGGCCGCTATTTCCGATGTGGTGCGTAACTTGCCAGAAGGGTTGGATACGTGGGTGGGTGAAGGCGGCATTCGCCTGTCTGGTGGGCAGGGGCGGCGTGTTGCTCTAGCCCGTACACTACTTGCTCCGGCCCCCATCCTTATTCTGGATGAACCAGCGACGGGGCTTGATGCCCAGACAGAGCAGGATTTCCTTCGGACGTTGAACACCGTCACCGAAGGGCGCACGGTTATTCTGATTGCCCATCGCCTTACGGGTGTGGAAAAGCTTGACCGTATCTGGCGTCTGTCTGACGGGTTGGCAAAAGCCGCTGCGGCTTAG
- a CDS encoding sigma-70 family RNA polymerase sigma factor has translation MADDLVQETVLRALDRMTQFEPGTSLKAWCFTILRNIFLEQRRRGKKEKEVLEHYGQQPSQRVSSSADGRQEVQELEALLWQLTPLLREALVLIGAHGMTYVEAAEICEVDVGTIKARVSRARTMLHKLTQKQGRKGD, from the coding sequence ATGGCGGATGATCTGGTGCAGGAGACTGTCCTGCGGGCGTTGGACCGTATGACCCAGTTTGAGCCGGGAACGAGCCTGAAGGCGTGGTGCTTTACCATTCTGCGCAATATTTTTTTGGAGCAGAGGCGGCGTGGCAAAAAGGAAAAGGAAGTGCTGGAGCATTATGGGCAGCAGCCTTCCCAGCGTGTCTCTTCTTCTGCGGACGGACGGCAGGAGGTGCAGGAACTGGAGGCTCTGCTTTGGCAACTCACGCCTCTTCTGCGTGAGGCGCTAGTGCTGATTGGCGCGCACGGTATGACTTATGTGGAGGCGGCGGAAATCTGCGAGGTGGATGTTGGCACAATCAAAGCCCGCGTCTCCCGCGCCAGAACCATGCTGCACAAGCTTACGCAAAAACAGGGTAGGAAAGGGGACTAG
- a CDS encoding OmpA family protein: MRRLFSVACLSLLAACATQAPRKYIVFFSNQSAELDQAGQDVVAQVAQEADKHPSRVVRVEGYAGAGKDLSADAWVAIQRAKAVTAKLQEDGVPSNRIVQTPRAPSNMEGMVVGARRVEIELTSP; encoded by the coding sequence ATGCGCCGCCTTTTTTCTGTTGCCTGCCTGAGTCTTCTGGCCGCCTGTGCAACGCAAGCTCCTCGTAAATATATTGTCTTCTTTTCAAATCAGTCGGCTGAACTTGATCAGGCCGGGCAGGACGTAGTCGCGCAGGTTGCGCAGGAAGCGGACAAGCATCCTTCCCGCGTGGTGCGGGTTGAAGGTTATGCAGGGGCTGGCAAAGACCTTTCTGCCGATGCGTGGGTCGCCATTCAGCGTGCCAAAGCCGTTACCGCCAAGTTGCAGGAAGATGGCGTTCCGAGTAACCGCATTGTGCAAACACCCCGTGCTCCTTCCAACATGGAAGGCATGGTTGTCGGGGCCCGTCGTGTAGAGATCGAACTGACAAGCCCCTGA
- a CDS encoding sigma-70 family RNA polymerase sigma factor, which translates to MTASLFHDQVIAILPKLRVQALALTRNRTAAEDLVQDAVCNALAAQDSFIQGTNFGAWMHRILRNRFISDLRKKRETTDIDDAPQSTLAVAARHDDRLSLMELDAALARLPDDQREALVLGVIEGMSYQELAEMSGCAVGTAKSRVFRARRQLEVWLTGEETVSDAGGRKKSERMHAKATRAATGARSGSSHMSIAAV; encoded by the coding sequence ATGACAGCCTCCTTATTCCACGATCAGGTTATTGCCATTCTGCCTAAGCTGCGTGTGCAGGCGCTGGCCCTAACCCGCAATCGTACTGCAGCGGAAGATCTGGTGCAGGATGCCGTTTGCAATGCCCTTGCCGCTCAGGACAGTTTTATTCAGGGAACAAATTTTGGGGCGTGGATGCACCGTATCCTGCGCAACCGCTTTATTTCCGACCTGCGCAAAAAGCGCGAAACGACGGATATTGATGACGCGCCCCAGTCCACGCTGGCCGTTGCTGCCCGGCATGATGACAGGCTCTCCCTTATGGAGTTGGATGCAGCGCTTGCACGTCTGCCAGACGACCAGCGGGAGGCTTTGGTGCTGGGGGTTATTGAAGGAATGAGCTATCAGGAACTGGCAGAAATGTCAGGCTGCGCGGTCGGCACGGCCAAGAGTCGCGTTTTCCGCGCCCGGCGTCAGCTGGAAGTCTGGTTAACAGGGGAAGAAACCGTGTCCGATGCGGGTGGGCGGAAAAAGAGCGAACGCATGCACGCAAAGGCAACCAGAGCGGCAACTGGGGCACGGTCGGGTTCCTCTCATATGAGTATCGCAGCAGTCTGA